The genome window GACGAGCTGTCGCTCGACGCGTGGCAGGCGATCCGCAGCACCAACATCGACGGCTTCGTGCACGTGGCCCGCCACGCGCTGCCCGAGCTGGAGCGCTCCGGTGGCAACCTGGTCGTCGTCGGCTCGGTCTCCGGGCTGCGCGGCGACTGGGGCCAGTCGGCCTACAACGCGACGAAGGCCGCCATCATGAACTTCGTCCAGTCGCTCGCTCTCGACTACGGCCCGCGCGGCGTGCGGCTCAACGCCGTGGCGCCGGCGCTGACGATCACGGAGATCACCCGGGCCGTGGAGGACGACCCGCAGGCGCTGGCCGCGGCCACCAACCGCATCGCGCTGGGCCGGCCAGCACGGCCGGAGGACATCGCACCTGCGGTCCTGTGGCTCGCGAGTCCGGACGCGGGCTACGTGACCGGCGCGTGGCTCGCCGTCGACGGCGGCACCTCGGCCAGCACCGGGCAGGCGCACTGACGCGTACGCGGTCGTCGCCTCACGC of Motilibacter peucedani contains these proteins:
- a CDS encoding SDR family NAD(P)-dependent oxidoreductase, with amino-acid sequence MTANTYAFDGSTVLVTGGGSGIGRAIARAFLDNGANVAVSGRRRDRLEETLEGHPAERGLAVEADVADDDSAAAMVAAVVERFGRLDVVVNNAAAYVNSPFDELSLDAWQAIRSTNIDGFVHVARHALPELERSGGNLVVVGSVSGLRGDWGQSAYNATKAAIMNFVQSLALDYGPRGVRLNAVAPALTITEITRAVEDDPQALAAATNRIALGRPARPEDIAPAVLWLASPDAGYVTGAWLAVDGGTSASTGQAH